The Clostridia bacterium DNA segment GTAACGATGCAAAAGAAGATATGGCTGCCAAAAAAATAGGCATGACTACCTATCTAGTCGTAGATTACTTGATTAAACATGACAATGAACCTATCGAGGCAGATCATATGGGTTCAGCGGAAGATTTTTTAGAATTCGTTCAAAGCGCAAATCAAGATTCATAAAAATTGATAAATAGCACGATTTCAGGCAATCCACGAGTAAAATCAAACTCACTCATATTAGTTGTACGGGTTTACGCATTTTGGCAAGTTATAATTTTCTTTTATTCTAATTTTGATTGACGCAGACCGTCCTTATAGCTTATGCTTATATATATCGCTAGGAGAATTATATGAGAAAAGTTAAAAAAGAAACACTGAAAGAACAAGTTATTCAAGAATTGCTGCGCTATTTCCAAACAGCAAAGCATAATAAGCTTGAGCCAGAAGGTAAACTAGCAGAACGTATGGGGGTAAGTCGCATTACTGTACGGGAAGCACTGTCTGAGCTTCATGACCTTGGTTATATCACGAAGCGGAAAGGAAAAGGGAATTATATCCTACGAAGCGCCATTGCTACCGACATGCGAGTGGATGTTTCTCAAGATTTCACTACAATGTTAGAAGATTCCGGATTTCGCGCTTCTCAGGATAACCGCTATATTGGCATAGCAGAACCTGATGCGTTTCTAACAGATTTGTTGGAATTAGAAAAAGATGATGCCATAATTGACTATCGTCAAGACTACTATGCGAACGATACCCTTGCGATTATTGTCTCCTTAAAGATACCAAGAAAGATTTTCACCGAGATACCTGGAGATTTCCTAGCCAAGACGGGGGAAGAAATTCGCGAATTAAGTATTTGGCAACACTACACAGACCAAGATTTAACTCACGCCGTTGTAAATATGGATACCAATGTAGAACCTGAGATCAATAAACGATTCAATCTCGCTGAGGATCACTGTCTCATTCGTTGGCGTGAAACTTACTACAATTATTTAGATGAACCTATTAGTTATGGCCATATCTACTTTAATCCACAAGTAACAAAATTGAATATGGTTACTTCTTTTGATCAAATCTTTCGTCATGTATAGAAGTTAGTTCAAATAGATGGGGTGTGTGCTATGTCGATAATTGCTTTATGTATACTTATCCTTATAATAGCTTTCATTTTTCTAAAAAAATAACCCAGATAATCTGGGTTTTTATATGTAAAATCCACCAAATG contains these protein-coding regions:
- a CDS encoding GntR family transcriptional regulator, with the protein product MRKVKKETLKEQVIQELLRYFQTAKHNKLEPEGKLAERMGVSRITVREALSELHDLGYITKRKGKGNYILRSAIATDMRVDVSQDFTTMLEDSGFRASQDNRYIGIAEPDAFLTDLLELEKDDAIIDYRQDYYANDTLAIIVSLKIPRKIFTEIPGDFLAKTGEEIRELSIWQHYTDQDLTHAVVNMDTNVEPEINKRFNLAEDHCLIRWRETYYNYLDEPISYGHIYFNPQVTKLNMVTSFDQIFRHV